TTTTATGTATTCCATAAGTGTGTTTTCAAGCTCTCTGTCATCCTTGAGATAAAGAACGGTTTTACCTTTTTTGAGCCTGTAAAGGGGTGGTTGAGCTATATAGAGGTGCCCAGCCTCTATGAGCTTCGGCATGTACCTATAGAAGAAGGTCAAAAGCAAGGTTCTTATGTGCGACCCGTCCACATCCGCATCTGTCATAAGGATCACTTTGTGATACCTGAGCTTTGATAGGTCAAGCTCATCACCTATTCCACAACCTATTGAGCTAACTATGGCTTTTATCTCCTCGTTGGAGAAAACTTTATCAAGCCTTGCCTTCTCCACATTTAGTATCTTTCCTCTCAGTGGCAGTATAGCCTGCGTCCTTCTGTCTCTACCCTGCTTGGCTGAACCTCCTGCAGATTCTCCTTCCACTATGAAAAGCTCACACTTTTGGGGGTCCTTTTCCGAACAGTCCGCCAGCTTACCCGGCAGGGTGGTGTCTTCCAGTGGAGACTTTCTCCTCACCAACTCTTTCGCTTTTTTGGCCGCTTCCCTTGCAAGAGCAGCCTCTACCGCTTTTTCCACTATCTTCCTGTAAATTTCTTTATTCTCTTCAAAGTATTCTGAGAGATGCTCGTAAACCACAGACTCTACTATGCTCTTTACATTCTGGTTTCCCAGCTTGGTTTTAGTTTGCCCCTCAAATTGAGGCTCTGGCACTTTGCAAGACACCACCGCCACAAGCCCCTCCCTCAGGTCTTCACCAGTTATAGCTTCTTTTAGCTCCTTTTGAAGCTTTATGATCTGCAAGGATCTCATCACAGCCTTAGTAAGCCCGCTTCTAAATCCTGTTATGTGTGTTCCACCTTCCACAGTCTTTATGTTGTTAACAAAACTCTCTACAAGTTCTCTGTAGTCTTTTGTGTAAAGGAATGCCACATCCACATCTACGCCTTCCCTCTCCTCTCTTATTCTTATTACCTGGTCAAAGAGTGGTTCTTTACCTGTTGACAAAAACTTAACAAGCTCCTCTATGCCTTTGTCAAATTTATAAACAAACTCTTTGCCAATCCTTTCATCAAGGAGTCTGAAGGTACAATCTGGATTTAAGTAAGCCAGCTCCCTTACTCTCCTCTCCACCAAGTCAAGCTTTATCTTGGTGGTTTCAAATATATCCGCATCTGGTTTGAAAGTTACTTTTGTGCCTCTTTTTATGGTGCTTCCTATCACCTTCAGAGGGTATAATGGTTCTCCTCTGCTGTACTCCTGCCTGTGTATCTTTCCATCCCTGTATACTTCTACTGCTAACCACTCAGATAGAGCGTTCACTACAGAGGCACCTACACCATGAAGACCACCCGAATATCTGTAAACCTTTTTGTCAAACTTCCCACCAGCCCCCAGCATGGTAAATACCATCTGCACTGCTGGGATGCCCGTATCTGGGTGAAGGTCTACGGGTATGCCTCTACCGTCATCTTCAACGCTTACAGAACCGTCTTCGTGTATTACAACGCTTATGTTTTTTGCATAGCCAGCTACGTGCTCATCAACAGCGTTGTCAAGAATTTCCCAGAGTAAGTGATGCAGTCCCCTCTCCCCCACATCACCTATGTACATGGAAGGTCTAAGGCGAACGTGCTCAAGCCCTGTAACAGCTTTTATGTCCTCTGCTTGGTATCTTTCCATTTCCATAAGCAATTGGGAGAAGCACCCCCAGCGGGATTCGAACCCGCGATCTCCGCCTTGAAAGGGCGGTGTCCTGGACCGGGCTAGACGATGGGGGCTAACTTCTCAGAAACATTATACGGAAATTTAAAAGAATTGTCAAGTAGTGGAGCCTTCCTCGTCAAGATAAAAAACATCGTCGGAGATGGCATCGTTCCATCTTTTAAAGCCTGGCAGTGCCTCTATCCTGTACCATGAGGACCTGTACCATATACCCTTTGGATCCCTTTTGACGGGAGCAACTTGTGCAGCCTTGGTTTCTCTGTGATAATCCCAGGTTATGTATGCGTTGAAGTCTTGAACTATATCGGTTATGGCAACGCCAAACTCGGATGTGAGTGCTATCTGGAAGTCTCTCCACCTGAACACGGATGAGTCCCTCAGAGTAAGACCGAAGTATCCTACACCACCCTCCTCTTTGAGGGTTGCTATACCCCTACCTATGAAGGCTCTAAAAGCAGGCAGGGTTTCGGGAGGGTCTGATACAAAAACATCATAACATCCCAAAATCTCGGAGGGGAACGGGTTTCTAAGGTCCCAAACTCTCGCTTCCGCATTATCTATACCAAGCTCCCTAAAGATGCTGTTATCAAAATCAATGAGCCTTTTATCTATGTCAATAACAAGAACACTCTTAGCTTTTCTTGTAAGTGCTACCGCAAGGCCGGTAAGGTCATCCTCCGCACCTAAGACGATTATATCTTTATTTCTGAGGTCTCCCCTTGAGTCCATAAAGAGGACTCTTGAGATGGTGGTTTCGGGCGTCACAGACCCCTGGTCGTAATCCCTTATAGCCTTAGGTCTGTCCTTTGTGAGCTGTAAAAAGGTTCTATAAAACTCTATATCCGTGTAAAAAGGTATGCCCCTTCCTTCGCAGGCCTGGCAAACATAATCTACATAAGGTTCTATGCCGAGGTCTTTGATAAGGTCATAGCCCTTCTGAGTGAGCCTTATATTCTCCTCGTCATCAATAAAAGCGTATCCTTCCCTTATAAGCACCTTAATTATGCCTGATGCAGCGGGCACGGGAAGGTCTGACATGTCCACCACTTCCCAAAAATCACCGCTTTTTAAAAGGGCAGACAGAACTCTCTCAACATTCTTTTGGTATATCCTAACCTGGCTTTCTTCTCTCGCCTTAAAGGCAAGCTCTACCAATAAACTCACCGCCATCTCCTTTTCAAAAACAATTAAGATAAACTATTATATCACAGTATTTTTAATCTTCCTCAGGCATATCGTGTATAACTATTCTTTTGCCTGCCATGCGTGAGAGGATCTCGCACGCCACCTCTACACCTGAGCCTGCACAGGATGTAAAATGAGAGCTAAGTCCTGCTAAAGTGCCAATTACAAAAAGGTTAGGCAGCACTTCAAAATCTTTGTGTTTTATCATCACCCTTCCGGGCTTTGGAGATTTGGTGTTTTCCACCACCTGCAGTTCTAAACCCTCCATGTTGAAACCATGAAAACCCGTAGCCAAGACTAAAAATTCTGCGGTAAAGCTCTTTCCTGAGGAGGTATTTACCGTATACATGCCATTTTCCTGACTTATACTTCTGGCTTCTTCCTCCAGTATATCCACCCCACCCCAATCTTGTATCTGTTTTCTTATCTTTTCTAAAAGGTCCTTGCCCAAAATGGGATCAAGCCCAGGAACATTTTTAAGATAAGCCTTGTTTAGGTCAGAGCCTCCCTTGTCTAAGAGAAGGTACCTTTTGTCTTCTGCCCACTGCCAACCTCTACCTCTTGAAGAAGCCAGCATCAGAGCGCAGGAAAGCCCAGAAGCACCACCACCTACTATGACAACATGGTACTTCATAGAGCTTTATTATATCACCTTTTGAACTCCAAAGTAGGATTATCAAGGCTTCCGTAAATTATCAGGCTTATGCCATTGCCGCTTACCGTAACATTCAGTTGCGAATTCAGAAAATTTTTTCTGCTGAGTACAATACTGCCACTGCCTGATAGCGTATAGTCAGATACCAATGCCCTTCCATCAAAAGATTTCCCTTTGAATACCAGCGAAAGCTCATCCACTTTTGTATCCTTTACCTTAAGATTTAGGAGCTGTGCAGTCCCTCTTATACCGTCGTTTAAGCTAAGGTCCAAACTCTTCACATAAAAACCTTCAAAGCATCTAAAATCCTTTCCCTGAAGATGCGCCTTACCAAAAGGGTATAACTTAGCCGTCAAATATCCATCGCCACACACTCCCTTCAAAAGCAGATAAGGCACTATCAGGGATATGTCCAGCCTGTCAAAACTGACCACCTTTGAGTTTTTGCCGTACAGGTTTACTCCTTTCAAACTCAGGTAAGTAAGTCCTTCCTGCACATGGTTTGCTGTTAGGTATATACCCTTTGACATGAGCCACATATCCAGGAGAAGAAACTTGGGAAGAGTCAGAAAAGCAAGAAGGATAAAAAGAATTGCAGAGCTTGTAAAAAGAAGAACAGAAAATTTAAGGCTGCTTTTTCTCATTACCCTTCTTTTCTCTTTCTTCTATAAGTTTTTTAAGCTCCTCAGCCATCTTTTGATGCTGGCGCGTTATTTCAGAAAGTTCCTCCGGCTTTTCTATAACATAGGGTGTCAGAAATATAAAGAGAGAGACCTTATCCTCCGTTTTTGTATCCCTTCTGAAGATCCTTCCCAATCCCGGAATGTCCTTGAGTCCTGGGACTCCCTGTGTGCTGGTAAGTGTTTTGGTGTTTACCAAACCGCCTATGATGATGGTTTGTCCGTTTTCTACCACCACATCCGAGTTTACCTGTCTGTTGGATGTGACGGGAACTGCGTAGCTAAGTGTTCCTATCTGGGGTCTTATGTAATCTACAATGTCCTGAAGCTTGAGGTTTATCTGAAGCCTGAGGTCTTTGCCCGATATGGTGGGAGTAACTCCCAGGTCTAATCCCACTTCCTTGTAGTCATATGTAATGACAGGCATACCGTTTATGTCAAACTTTACACCCGATGCGTAAGGTACCACCTGACCCACCTTTATCTCCGCAGTTTGATTATCCAAAGTCAGAACCTTTGGATTTGATACTATGTTAAAACCGCTACCACTCTCCAAAAGAGAAAAGAGCAGTAGAAGGTCTGGGAAAAATAGCTGGGTGCCCCCTATGGTAACCGTCCTTCCAGCTGTGCTGAGTACTCCCATGATAAAGTTCCCAGAAAGTATGGCATTGTATACATCCTGAAGACTTCCACCTCCAAGGCTCACACCTCCTTGTGTCCCTATTATCTGCCACTTTACACCTATATCTAAGGCTTTGCTGGTACTCATCTCCACTACCGTTGCTGCCAAGAGAACCTGTTTTCTTCTTACATCCATTTTCTCTATAAGGGATTTGACGCCTTCGTACTCCTGAGGAGTTGCGTAAAGTATTACCGAATTAGTGCCTCTATCAAAACCTATTCTCATACCCTCCTTTGTCTCTATGGGCATAAGCTGGAGCTGTGTTTGTTTGGGTCGCTCCTCCCTCCTAAGGGGCGTTTCCAATCCTCTTATTTCTGGCATCTGGGGTGCTGTGGAAGGATAAGGCTCCTGAGGTTGCACCGCTCCTACAGGGCTTATTCCTCTAAAAAGACTCTGGAGACTTTTGTATATCTCTTCAGCAGATACAAACTTCAAAGATATGATGTAAAAGTTCCTCTCCAATCCCCCCAAGCTCTCCCTGTCTAAGGTGCCTATAACTTCCTTCACTATATTCTGAACGCTTTCGTTAGCCGCCACTATTATGGCATTGCTGTCTTTATTAAAGGTTATAAAAGTGGGACTGCCAAGCTGTTGCTGAAAAGCGGCAGTCAAAGGTTGAAGACTTTGAAATACAGTGTCTGCCTTTGCTCTCTCCAGCCTGTAAACCTTTACCTTTATTGCCCTTTCTGGTGAGTCCAGCTCTCTGAGTATGGCTTTTACCTTTTCTATGTTTTTGGCTATGTCAGCAATAAGGAGAGTGTTGGACTGTTGATGTATGGCAAGTTTTGCAAAGGGTGAAAGGAAAGGCTGAACAGCCTGTTGAAGCTGAAGTGCCTGCGTATTTTCAGCCTTGTAAAGGTAAATTATCACCTCTCCAGAGGTGGAAGGTCTTTTTAAACTTGCAAAAGAGGTAGCTTGCCCAAGCGGAACTATCCTTACAAAACCCCTCTCCTCTATAACTCCGTATCCCTGCATAGACAGAGATAGTACAAAAAGGTCCCAGGCCTCTCTTATACTCACGGGTTTTGCCGAGCTTATGGTCAGGCTCCCCTTCACATTAGGGTCAAGGACTATGTTTTTGCCTGTTAGCTCGGACATAAATTTGGCAATTGCGGAGATATCGGCATTCTGAAAGTTGAGATATACCTTCCCAGTCTTTTTTTGCTCCTGTGCCTGCTTTTGAAGCTCCTCCGCCGTTTGGGCATAAACACCCACCGAGAGAACAAAGAGGGAAAACACTAAAATAAATAACCTTAGCATCACTCCACCCTCAGATTAAGCTCCACAGGTGCGCCATCCCTAAGAAGGCTTATCTTTAGGCTCGTTTCGTTTCTCAGTGCCTGAAGTATCCTGAAAGCATCCTCACCGCTCCTTATCTCTTGGTTGTTTATAGCTATTAGCACATCACCGGCCTTTATGCCAGCTCTGGAAAATATGCTCTGCGGGTCCACCCACTCAAAGAGAAAACCTCTTGTCTGCCCGTTCTGTACATAAGGCACCAACCTTATCTGTCTAAACATTATGCCCGGATCTGCCGTTACATTCTCTATCTCCCGTTTGGAAACCACAGCCTGAAGGCTCTCAGAAGGTGAAGATAAGCTTGGAGCTTCCTGCCTCAGAGCAACAGTCTTGACAGGCTCGAATCTAAAACCAACAGTCTTAGTCTCCTGACCCTTACCCAGCAACAGATAATTCCTCTGAATGTCTATTACTCTATAACTTCCCACCTGACTGCCGATCCTCACCGTTTGCACCTTTCCCCCCATATCAACAAGAGCCATCCTGATGCTCCCGCTCACCGTTGCTATAAGATGCATTTTTGTTATGTCTTCACTGGGAAGAGCCTCCTGCTCCTTAAAGATGGCGCTAAAGTCGGGAGTGCTGGCTCTTTCTCTTGGCATCTGAGGTACGCTGAGATGCCAGAAGGGCAAAAGAGAAAAGTAGTAAAGGGTAAGTGCCAAAAAGGCAAAGTTGGCAAGAAAAAGCAAATACACTCCCACCATATGGGTATAAATTGTACTACAATTTTAATATGAGCCTTCACTCTACCACCATCCTTGCTGTCAGAAGGGATAACACCACCGTCATAGGAGGTGATGGACAGGTGACGCTGGGGCATTCGGTTATAAAGCACGGGGCAAAAAAGATAAGGAAGCTGTACAACGATAGGGTGCTTGTGGGTTTTGCGGGCTCTGCGGCGGATGGACTTGCTCTCATGGAAAGACTTGAGGCAAAGCTTGAGGAGTTCAGAGGAAACTTAGTAAGAGCTTGCGTTGAGCTGGCAAAGGAGTGGAGAATGGACAAGTACCTTAGAAGGCTTGAGGCTATGCTTCTTGTGGTGGATAAAGACAACATGCTTCTACTTTCGGGAAATGGTGATGTTATAGAACCTGATGAGCCTGTTATAGCCATTGGGTCTGGTGGAGACTTTGCAAGGTCAGCAGCGCTCGCTCTTTATAGACACACCAACATGTCTGCTGAGGAGATAGTTAAAGAGGCGCTCAAAATAGCCAGTGAGATATGCATATACACCAATTCCAACTTTGTAATAGAAAAAGTGAGCTAAATGCTAGAGAAAGGTCTTTTAAAGGTGCTTCTTAAGCTGCAAGATACCCAGATGAGCATAGAAAGACTTGAAAAAGCTCAGAAGAAGCTAAAGGAGGAAGAATCCAGATTAAGAAGAGAGTTCTCAAAGCTTGAAGAGGAGGAAGCTCAAACACTTCTGGTCATAAAAAACATAGAGAGTCAGATAAAGCAAATCAAGGAAGAAATTTCAAGATGCAAGGAAGGTATAAAAAGAGCAGAAAGTAGACTCAATATGGTGAGGAAGGCACAAGATTATAAGGCACTTTTGAGAGAGAAGGCAAAGTATGAGGACAGCATCATAAAGCTCAGTCAAGATTTAAAAAACCTTGAAACAGAAAAGAAAGAAAGGGAAAGCGCTTATGCAAAGGAGAAAAAAGTATTTGAGAGAAGATACAGAGAGATTAAAGAAGAGCTTGAATACATCACCTTAGAGCAGGAGAATATCTCAAAAAAGCTCAAGGAAGTAAAAGGTCAAGAGCAGAGGCTAAGGGAGAGTATTCCTTCCCAGGTGCTGATGGAGTACGAAAAACTAAAGGATCATGTGGGGCTTCCTGTGATAGTTTCTGTGGTGAGCTTTGGAGCATGCGGTGGCTGCGGTATGACACTACCTGCTACGCTATACTCAAAAGTGGTATCGGGGCAGATAATAAACTGTCCCAACTGTGGCAGATGGGTCTACTATGAGACTTAAAGGCATAGACCCAGTCCTGATGATGGCGCTTGTCCTGGTGCAGCTGATAGGCTTCCTGGGTGTCTTTAGCGCAACTTATAAAGATGGTATTTCTCCTCTCTTTTTAAAGCAATTTCTTTATACGGTTCTTGGCTGGATCATGTTGATAGTTATTACATTTACCAATTTTCGCATGCTTTACGATATGGCTCCAGTCATATACATGCTGAATCTTTTTTTTCTTGTTCTGGTGCCTCTTTTTGGAAAGACGGTTTACGGAGCAAAAAGGTGGCTGGACCTTGGTCCTTTTAGCTTGCAACCTTCTGAGTTTATGAAGTTCTCCCTGCTGCTCTTTATCACTTACATACTTGGACACACAAAGAAAAGCGTTAGCAAAGAATCCGTCATTCTGATGCTTGCCTTTTTGATCCCAGCCATCTTGACTCTCAAACAGCCAGACCTTGGGACTGCAATATCTTACGGGATAATTCTTCTGTCTCTGCTTTTTTTTAAAGGTGTACGTCTGAGGTTCTTTTTTGCTTTGGGATTTTTACTTTTGGTGCTTTCACCTTTAGTGTGGCATTTCTTGAAGGATTACCAGAGGGAGAGGATAATGGCGGTCATAGACCCTTATGCGGACTATGCTGGAAGTGGATATCAGCTCATACAGTCTGTAATAGCGGTGGGTTCTGGTGGCATAGTGGGTAAAGGTCTTTTGAAAGGTACTCAATCGCACCTTCTGTTCCTCCCTGAAAAGCATACAGACTTTATATTCTCCGTAATAGCGGAAGAGGGAGGATTTGTGCTAAGTCTTTTGCTGTTATCCTTGTACTTCCTACTTATATACCGATTGATAACTTATGGCATGCGCATCTACGACGGAAACCAGAGGCTATTTTTGGGTGGCGCTGTATCGCTTTTGCTTTTTCAGGTGTTTGTAAATTTAATGATGACTATGGGACTTATGCCTGTTGTTGGCATACCTCTGCCCTTTGTGAGCTTTGGAGGAAGCAGCGTTTTAACCTTTAGCATGCTGCTGGGAGTCTGCTTTTCTATAGTAAGAGAGTACAGGTTAAAGGACATACACTTTGAGGAAAAGCTATGATAGAGAGTCTTTATGTGCATGTGCCTTTCTGCTCCTACAAATGCCCTTACTGTGATTTTGTATCCTTTGCAAGTTCTGCTATATCTCATGAAGATTACCTTAAGCTGCTCATTAAGGAGCTTGAGCTATACAAAGGTGAGAGCTTTTCTCTTAAGACTCTTTACTTGGGAGGTGGGACTCCATCTCTTATAAGCCCAGAGCTTTACAGGGAGTTTTTAAAGGCTCTTGACGTGGACCTTAGCCAGCTGGAGGAGTTTACCATAGAGTGCAATCCAGAGACTTACAGAGAGGATGAGTTCAAAAAAATGAAAGACCTGGGATTAAACCGGGTGAGTGTTGGGGTTCAGAGCTTTAAGGAAAAGGGGCTAAGGATGCTGGGAAGGAGGCACACTGTAAAAGAATCCATAGACTGCATTATGTCAGCCTATCATGCTGGGATAGAGAATATAAGCATAGACCTCATATACGCCTATCCCAACCAAACCCTCAAGGACCTCAAAGAGGAGCTAAGATTTATAGAAGACCTTCCCGTAAAGCACGCCTCCTGCTACATACTCACACCTTACGAGGATACTCTCTTTGGGTATCTTTTGAGCAAAGGCAAGCTTCAACTTCCGGATGCAGACAAGATAGCGGACATGTACCTGTTTCTTGTAGAAAAGCTCAGTTCTCTTGGCTTTGACCACTACGAGATATCCAACTTTGCTATGCCCGGTTATGAGTGCAGGCATAATCTCTCTTACTGGCTTGGGAAGGAGTTTTTGGGTTTGGGTGTCTCTGCGTGGAGCTTTGTAAGGGATGTGAGGTTTGGAAACACGAAAAATCTTGATAAGTATGCTACTTTAGTGCTTATGGGGAGAAAACCTGCTCATCAGTGCGAAGTGCTAAAAGGTAAGAGAAAACTCCAAGACACGCTCTTTACAAGACTCAGAACCAAGTGGGGCATTCCCAAAGAATACGCAAATCTGATACCAGAGGACTTATCTGAATTTTTTGAAATAACCAACGAAAGTATCAGGCTCAAAGAGGAGGGTATGCTTCTTATCAACGAGATACTCCTCAGAGTTTTCCGTCTTTTGGAGGCAAGGCATGGTCTACTACCAGATGAGGAAGCTCCAGCTAATTGGCAGGCTACTCTTTGAGGAGGGGCTTGTGGATGCAAGAGCTGGAAATCTATCTGTCAGGATAGGTGATAAGATGCTCATAACCAGGAGGGGATCTTTCTTGGGAGACCTCAAAGACCACGACTTTATACTCTTGGACATTAAAAGGGAAAGCCTTCTTGATGAGAGGGCATCTTCTGAGCTTGTGGTCCACAGGGAGGTTTATTTAAAAACACAAAAACGTGCCGTAGTTCATGCACATCCTGTGAGCGCAGTAAAGCTCTCTTTTGAAAAAGACCTTATAGTGCCAAAAGATTCGGAAGGGAAGGAGCTTTTGGGAAGCGTTAGGGTGCTTAAAGAGCTGCCTTCGGGAAGCTACCAGCTGGCTCAAGCGGTGGCAGAGACTTTAGCTGGGGAGAAGTTGGTGGTAGTTAGGGGACACGGGGTTTTCAGTGCGGACACAGATGTCTTTTATGCTTACAGTCATATATCTGTCCTTGAGCATTCGTGTAAAATACTGCTTGATGAATGAGCTAATCTACAAGGGTTGTAAGATACCTTCCGAGCTTTATTACGACATAGAAAATCAGGTTTGGTATAAGCTGGAGCCTGATGGCACCGTGAGGGTTGGAGCAACGGACATAGGACAGACAAGGGCAGGTAGGATGGTCAATGTCAGGATAAAGCCGCCCGGTAAACATGTGCCAAAGGGAAAGCCGATTGCGAGCCTTGAGAGTGGAAAGTGGACAGGTCCAATACCTGCAGTCATAGAAGGCCAGGTGGTGGAAAGGAACGAGGCGCTCTTTGACACACCAGACCTTATCAACGACGACCCTTATGGCAAGGGGTGGATAGCAAGGCTAAAACCCACCAACTTAGAGATGGACCTAAAAGACCTTGTCACTGGCGAAGAAGCTATAAGAAGGATGAAAGAATACATAGACAGAGAAGGCGTAGAGTGTAAAAGTTCATAAAGCTTTTGCCAGCAGGGAGGGTATCATCTTTAGCTCCTCATCCAGAATGGTTCTAACATCCAAAAGAAGCTGGTCTTCTTTTATTCTGCCTATTATGGGCGGGTCAAGGCTTCTGAGTATTCTGTCAAGCTCCTGGGCTGTTAGCTTTTTGTGTATTACTGCAACACAGTAAGTTTCAAGGCTTAGCTCG
The DNA window shown above is from Hydrogenobacter thermophilus TK-6 and carries:
- the hemW gene encoding radical SAM family heme chaperone HemW, with product MIESLYVHVPFCSYKCPYCDFVSFASSAISHEDYLKLLIKELELYKGESFSLKTLYLGGGTPSLISPELYREFLKALDVDLSQLEEFTIECNPETYREDEFKKMKDLGLNRVSVGVQSFKEKGLRMLGRRHTVKESIDCIMSAYHAGIENISIDLIYAYPNQTLKDLKEELRFIEDLPVKHASCYILTPYEDTLFGYLLSKGKLQLPDADKIADMYLFLVEKLSSLGFDHYEISNFAMPGYECRHNLSYWLGKEFLGLGVSAWSFVRDVRFGNTKNLDKYATLVLMGRKPAHQCEVLKGKRKLQDTLFTRLRTKWGIPKEYANLIPEDLSEFFEITNESIRLKEEGMLLINEILLRVFRLLEARHGLLPDEEAPANWQATL
- the gspD gene encoding type II secretion system secretin GspD, encoding MLRLFILVFSLFVLSVGVYAQTAEELQKQAQEQKKTGKVYLNFQNADISAIAKFMSELTGKNIVLDPNVKGSLTISSAKPVSIREAWDLFVLSLSMQGYGVIEERGFVRIVPLGQATSFASLKRPSTSGEVIIYLYKAENTQALQLQQAVQPFLSPFAKLAIHQQSNTLLIADIAKNIEKVKAILRELDSPERAIKVKVYRLERAKADTVFQSLQPLTAAFQQQLGSPTFITFNKDSNAIIVAANESVQNIVKEVIGTLDRESLGGLERNFYIISLKFVSAEEIYKSLQSLFRGISPVGAVQPQEPYPSTAPQMPEIRGLETPLRREERPKQTQLQLMPIETKEGMRIGFDRGTNSVILYATPQEYEGVKSLIEKMDVRRKQVLLAATVVEMSTSKALDIGVKWQIIGTQGGVSLGGGSLQDVYNAILSGNFIMGVLSTAGRTVTIGGTQLFFPDLLLLFSLLESGSGFNIVSNPKVLTLDNQTAEIKVGQVVPYASGVKFDINGMPVITYDYKEVGLDLGVTPTISGKDLRLQINLKLQDIVDYIRPQIGTLSYAVPVTSNRQVNSDVVVENGQTIIIGGLVNTKTLTSTQGVPGLKDIPGLGRIFRRDTKTEDKVSLFIFLTPYVIEKPEELSEITRQHQKMAEELKKLIEEREKKGNEKKQP
- a CDS encoding class II aldolase/adducin family protein, yielding MVYYQMRKLQLIGRLLFEEGLVDARAGNLSVRIGDKMLITRRGSFLGDLKDHDFILLDIKRESLLDERASSELVVHREVYLKTQKRAVVHAHPVSAVKLSFEKDLIVPKDSEGKELLGSVRVLKELPSGSYQLAQAVAETLAGEKLVVVRGHGVFSADTDVFYAYSHISVLEHSCKILLDE
- the rodA gene encoding rod shape-determining protein RodA, encoding MRLKGIDPVLMMALVLVQLIGFLGVFSATYKDGISPLFLKQFLYTVLGWIMLIVITFTNFRMLYDMAPVIYMLNLFFLVLVPLFGKTVYGAKRWLDLGPFSLQPSEFMKFSLLLFITYILGHTKKSVSKESVILMLAFLIPAILTLKQPDLGTAISYGIILLSLLFFKGVRLRFFFALGFLLLVLSPLVWHFLKDYQRERIMAVIDPYADYAGSGYQLIQSVIAVGSGGIVGKGLLKGTQSHLLFLPEKHTDFIFSVIAEEGGFVLSLLLLSLYFLLIYRLITYGMRIYDGNQRLFLGGAVSLLLFQVFVNLMMTMGLMPVVGIPLPFVSFGGSSVLTFSMLLGVCFSIVREYRLKDIHFEEKL
- the hslV gene encoding ATP-dependent protease subunit HslV is translated as MSLHSTTILAVRRDNTTVIGGDGQVTLGHSVIKHGAKKIRKLYNDRVLVGFAGSAADGLALMERLEAKLEEFRGNLVRACVELAKEWRMDKYLRRLEAMLLVVDKDNMLLLSGNGDVIEPDEPVIAIGSGGDFARSAALALYRHTNMSAEEIVKEALKIASEICIYTNSNFVIEKVS
- the gyrB gene encoding DNA topoisomerase (ATP-hydrolyzing) subunit B, whose product is MEMERYQAEDIKAVTGLEHVRLRPSMYIGDVGERGLHHLLWEILDNAVDEHVAGYAKNISVVIHEDGSVSVEDDGRGIPVDLHPDTGIPAVQMVFTMLGAGGKFDKKVYRYSGGLHGVGASVVNALSEWLAVEVYRDGKIHRQEYSRGEPLYPLKVIGSTIKRGTKVTFKPDADIFETTKIKLDLVERRVRELAYLNPDCTFRLLDERIGKEFVYKFDKGIEELVKFLSTGKEPLFDQVIRIREEREGVDVDVAFLYTKDYRELVESFVNNIKTVEGGTHITGFRSGLTKAVMRSLQIIKLQKELKEAITGEDLREGLVAVVSCKVPEPQFEGQTKTKLGNQNVKSIVESVVYEHLSEYFEENKEIYRKIVEKAVEAALAREAAKKAKELVRRKSPLEDTTLPGKLADCSEKDPQKCELFIVEGESAGGSAKQGRDRRTQAILPLRGKILNVEKARLDKVFSNEEIKAIVSSIGCGIGDELDLSKLRYHKVILMTDADVDGSHIRTLLLTFFYRYMPKLIEAGHLYIAQPPLYRLKKGKTVLYLKDDRELENTLMEYIKNQGTLIDAQGRKYQDEELMKLLKNLREFEENYKYLIRRKGEDVLSALQHVKLSEEDLRDEKAVEKKLSLLRENLPEYTIETKYDHINSAYDLILTDTKTGKCVIIDVDFLSSLAYKSVFSDLELQLPVTIGLEKKSRTLHHVHQILSSFMELAKESFEVQRYKGLGEMNPEQLWETTMNPATRRLLKISIEDAAEADRIFTILMGEDVEPRREFIETYAREVRNLDV
- a CDS encoding bis-aminopropyl spermidine synthase family protein: MAVSLLVELAFKAREESQVRIYQKNVERVLSALLKSGDFWEVVDMSDLPVPAASGIIKVLIREGYAFIDDEENIRLTQKGYDLIKDLGIEPYVDYVCQACEGRGIPFYTDIEFYRTFLQLTKDRPKAIRDYDQGSVTPETTISRVLFMDSRGDLRNKDIIVLGAEDDLTGLAVALTRKAKSVLVIDIDKRLIDFDNSIFRELGIDNAEARVWDLRNPFPSEILGCYDVFVSDPPETLPAFRAFIGRGIATLKEEGGVGYFGLTLRDSSVFRWRDFQIALTSEFGVAITDIVQDFNAYITWDYHRETKAAQVAPVKRDPKGIWYRSSWYRIEALPGFKRWNDAISDDVFYLDEEGSTT
- a CDS encoding FAD-dependent oxidoreductase, translated to MKYHVVIVGGGASGLSCALMLASSRGRGWQWAEDKRYLLLDKGGSDLNKAYLKNVPGLDPILGKDLLEKIRKQIQDWGGVDILEEEARSISQENGMYTVNTSSGKSFTAEFLVLATGFHGFNMEGLELQVVENTKSPKPGRVMIKHKDFEVLPNLFVIGTLAGLSSHFTSCAGSGVEVACEILSRMAGKRIVIHDMPEED
- a CDS encoding zinc ribbon domain-containing protein, with the translated sequence MLEKGLLKVLLKLQDTQMSIERLEKAQKKLKEEESRLRREFSKLEEEEAQTLLVIKNIESQIKQIKEEISRCKEGIKRAESRLNMVRKAQDYKALLREKAKYEDSIIKLSQDLKNLETEKKERESAYAKEKKVFERRYREIKEELEYITLEQENISKKLKEVKGQEQRLRESIPSQVLMEYEKLKDHVGLPVIVSVVSFGACGGCGMTLPATLYSKVVSGQIINCPNCGRWVYYET
- a CDS encoding PDZ domain-containing protein, whose amino-acid sequence is MVGVYLLFLANFAFLALTLYYFSLLPFWHLSVPQMPRERASTPDFSAIFKEQEALPSEDITKMHLIATVSGSIRMALVDMGGKVQTVRIGSQVGSYRVIDIQRNYLLLGKGQETKTVGFRFEPVKTVALRQEAPSLSSPSESLQAVVSKREIENVTADPGIMFRQIRLVPYVQNGQTRGFLFEWVDPQSIFSRAGIKAGDVLIAINNQEIRSGEDAFRILQALRNETSLKISLLRDGAPVELNLRVE